A part of Pseudomonas sp. HR96 genomic DNA contains:
- a CDS encoding SDR family oxidoreductase, producing the protein MSLATLSSLSNMSNMSNRRVLVTAAAQGIGRASVLAFQQAGAKVIATDLHIEALHDIPGIQTLALDVTRPEAIEAVRQQVGSVDVLFNCAGYVHSGALLECDEQAWQFSFDLNVTAMYRMIRAFLPGMLAAGHGSIVNMASVASSVKGVPNRLAYSASKAAVIGLTKSVATDYVSQGIRCNCICPGTVDSPSLRQRIAEQARAQGRTEAEVYQAFVDRQPMGRIGTPAEIAQLALYLASDASAYTTGGVHVIDGGMSV; encoded by the coding sequence ATGAGCCTCGCCACCCTTTCCAGCCTTTCCAACATGTCCAACATGTCCAACAGACGGGTCCTGGTGACCGCTGCCGCGCAGGGCATCGGTCGCGCCTCGGTGCTGGCGTTTCAACAGGCCGGCGCCAAGGTGATTGCCACCGACCTGCACATCGAAGCCCTGCACGATATTCCCGGCATCCAGACCCTGGCCCTGGACGTCACCCGCCCCGAGGCGATCGAGGCGGTGCGCCAGCAGGTTGGCAGCGTCGACGTGCTGTTCAACTGCGCCGGCTACGTGCACAGCGGTGCGCTGCTGGAGTGCGACGAGCAGGCCTGGCAGTTTTCCTTCGACCTCAATGTCACCGCCATGTACCGCATGATCCGCGCTTTCCTGCCAGGCATGCTGGCGGCCGGCCACGGCAGCATCGTCAACATGGCCTCGGTGGCCTCCAGCGTCAAAGGCGTGCCCAACCGCCTGGCCTATTCGGCGAGCAAGGCGGCGGTGATCGGCCTGACCAAATCGGTGGCCACTGATTACGTCAGCCAGGGCATCCGTTGCAACTGCATCTGTCCCGGCACCGTCGACTCGCCGTCGCTGCGCCAGCGCATCGCCGAACAGGCGCGCGCCCAGGGCCGTACCGAAGCCGAGGTGTACCAGGCCTTCGTCGATCGCCAGCCCATGGGGCGCATCGGCACGCCGGCGGAAATCGCCCAGCTGGCGCTGTACCTGGCCAGCGACGCCAGTGCCTATACCACCGGCGGCGTGCACGTTATCGACGGCGGCATGAGCGTCTGA
- a CDS encoding MFS transporter, giving the protein MITPHPEVSELERQTIKRVTRRLVPFLILLFVVAFLDRNNVGFAALRMNDDIGISQTIFGLGAGIFFLGYFLFEVPSNVLLHRFGARVWLARIMVTWGIIAGLMGLLQTAGHFITLRFLLGLAEAGFFPGVIYLLSLWFPARYRARMIATFYLGVPIAQVLGAPLSVGLMQLGDVVGVVGWRLMYIAEAVPAIILGVVCFFYLTDRPADAHWLSDEQRTWLMNTLDAEERAKPLVVGRQPSKAQMVRKALGSRQVWLLALVYFGITSGSNAMNFFMPTVLASFRASFGLEIGLMQNGLITAIPYALAAVAMIWWSRRSDRLQERHWHAGGAAILAAVSIAVALLINQPWIIVIGFVLLAIGVYSAINVFWAVPGQVLTGVGAAAGIGLINSIGNLSGFTGPYLTGYLFNLTGSYTPGFLIIAALVGAGGLAMVLMPRNKVVLTDTPVPPVKAVGGKA; this is encoded by the coding sequence ATGATCACCCCACACCCGGAAGTCTCGGAGCTCGAAAGACAAACCATCAAGCGGGTCACCCGGCGCCTGGTGCCGTTCCTGATTCTGCTGTTCGTGGTGGCCTTTCTCGACCGCAACAACGTTGGTTTCGCCGCCCTGCGCATGAACGACGACATCGGCATCAGCCAGACCATCTTCGGCCTGGGCGCCGGGATCTTCTTTCTCGGCTACTTCCTCTTCGAAGTGCCGAGCAACGTGCTGTTGCATCGCTTCGGCGCGCGGGTCTGGCTGGCGCGAATCATGGTCACCTGGGGCATCATCGCCGGCCTCATGGGCCTGCTGCAGACCGCCGGGCATTTCATCACCCTGCGCTTCCTGCTGGGCCTGGCCGAGGCCGGGTTCTTTCCCGGGGTCATCTACCTGCTGTCGCTGTGGTTCCCGGCCCGCTACCGTGCGCGCATGATCGCCACCTTCTACCTCGGCGTGCCCATCGCCCAGGTGCTCGGTGCGCCGCTGTCGGTGGGCCTGATGCAGCTGGGTGACGTGGTCGGCGTGGTCGGCTGGCGGCTGATGTACATCGCCGAGGCGGTACCGGCGATCATCCTCGGCGTGGTCTGCTTCTTCTACCTGACCGACCGCCCGGCCGATGCCCACTGGCTCAGCGACGAGCAACGCACCTGGCTGATGAACACCCTGGACGCCGAAGAACGCGCCAAGCCGCTGGTGGTCGGGCGTCAGCCAAGCAAGGCGCAAATGGTGCGCAAGGCCCTGGGCAGCCGCCAGGTCTGGCTGCTGGCGCTGGTCTACTTCGGCATTACCTCAGGCTCCAACGCCATGAACTTCTTCATGCCCACGGTGCTGGCCTCGTTCCGCGCCTCGTTCGGCCTGGAGATCGGCCTGATGCAGAACGGCCTGATCACGGCCATTCCCTATGCCCTGGCCGCCGTCGCGATGATCTGGTGGAGCCGACGCTCCGACCGCCTGCAGGAACGCCACTGGCATGCCGGCGGCGCCGCCATCCTGGCGGCGGTGTCGATCGCCGTGGCGCTGCTGATCAACCAGCCGTGGATCATCGTCATTGGTTTCGTGCTGCTGGCTATCGGCGTGTACAGCGCCATCAACGTCTTCTGGGCCGTGCCCGGGCAGGTGCTGACCGGGGTCGGCGCTGCCGCCGGTATCGGCCTGATCAACTCGATCGGCAACCTCAGCGGTTTCACCGGGCCCTACCTGACCGGCTATCTGTTCAACCTGACCGGCAGCTATACCCCGGGCTTCCTGATCATCGCTGCCCTGGTCGGCGCCGGTGGTCTGGCGATGGTGCTGATGCCCCGCAACAAAGTGGTCCTCACGGACACGCCGGTCCCCCCCGTCAAAGCAGTTGGAGGAAAAGCATGA
- a CDS encoding AbrB/MazE/SpoVT family DNA-binding domain-containing protein gives MQVIKLTIEDWDGDGAIRLPDEVLQELGVDVGDNLYVLEADAAAHTLVLATTAKVRDRLDDLLEDGKAQV, from the coding sequence ATGCAGGTGATCAAACTGACCATCGAAGACTGGGACGGCGACGGCGCCATCCGCCTGCCCGACGAGGTATTGCAGGAGCTGGGCGTCGACGTCGGCGATAACCTCTATGTCCTCGAAGCCGACGCGGCGGCCCACACCCTGGTGCTGGCGACCACGGCCAAGGTGCGCGACCGGTTGGATGACCTGCTGGAGGACGGCAAGGCGCAGGTCTGA
- the denD gene encoding D-erythronate dehydrogenase, whose amino-acid sequence MRILITGGTGFIGKQLAQRLLDLHSLALEGQAPQAIERIVLFDAVAGEDVPNDARIEVVTGDIADPRVVARVTDGVDLVWHLAAVVSSAAEADFDLGMQVNLHGLMTLLETLRKQGKPTRLVYASGFAVFGGKLPAVVDDDTVLTPQSSYGMQKAVGELLVADYARKGFIDGRVLRLPTVAVRPGKPNKAASTFFSSIIREPLAGLPAVCPVRPDTQVYLTSPRRVVESMLRGMTLAPQTLGEQRVIPLPGISTTVADMVAALQRVAGDEVVKLIAWEPDATIQRIVESWPSRVDAPRARALGFSADADFDAIVRAHMEDTKTPS is encoded by the coding sequence ATGCGAATTCTCATCACCGGCGGCACCGGTTTCATCGGCAAGCAGCTCGCCCAGCGCCTGCTCGACCTGCACAGCCTGGCGCTGGAAGGCCAGGCACCACAGGCCATCGAGCGCATCGTGCTGTTCGATGCCGTGGCCGGTGAAGACGTGCCCAACGACGCGCGCATCGAGGTGGTCACCGGCGACATCGCCGACCCCAGGGTGGTCGCCCGGGTCACCGACGGCGTCGACCTGGTGTGGCACCTGGCAGCAGTGGTGAGTTCGGCCGCCGAGGCCGATTTCGACCTTGGCATGCAAGTCAACCTGCACGGCCTGATGACCCTGCTGGAAACCCTGCGCAAGCAAGGCAAGCCCACGCGGCTGGTGTACGCCAGCGGCTTCGCGGTGTTCGGCGGCAAGCTGCCGGCGGTGGTCGACGACGACACCGTGCTCACCCCGCAATCCTCCTACGGCATGCAGAAGGCGGTCGGCGAGCTGCTGGTGGCCGACTACGCACGCAAGGGCTTCATCGACGGCCGGGTGCTGCGCCTGCCCACGGTCGCCGTGCGCCCGGGCAAACCGAACAAGGCCGCTTCGACCTTCTTCAGTTCGATCATCCGCGAACCCCTGGCCGGCTTGCCGGCGGTGTGCCCGGTGCGCCCGGACACCCAGGTCTACCTGACCTCGCCGCGGCGGGTGGTGGAGTCGATGCTGCGCGGCATGACGCTGGCGCCGCAGACGTTGGGCGAGCAGCGGGTCATTCCCCTGCCGGGCATTTCCACCACCGTGGCCGACATGGTCGCCGCCTTGCAGCGGGTGGCCGGCGATGAGGTGGTCAAGCTGATCGCCTGGGAACCGGACGCGACCATTCAGCGTATCGTCGAGAGCTGGCCCAGCCGCGTCGACGCCCCCCGCGCCCGGGCTCTTGGTTTCAGCGCCGACGCCGACTTCGATGCCATTGTGCGAGCGCACATGGAGGACACGAAAACGCCGAGCTAA
- a CDS encoding ureidoglycolate lyase, with the protein MKLLRYGDKGQEKPGLLDAQGQIRDLSEHIPDIAGNALESYSLKALAKIDPDSLPLVAGSPRIGPCVGQVGKFICIGLNYADHAAESNMAVPSEPVIFNKWTSAICGPNDDVQIPRGSSKTDWEVELGVVIGKAGRYIDESNAMEHVAGYCVINDVSEREWQLERGGTWDKGKGFDTFGPIGPWLVTRDEISDPHQLDLWLEVDGHRYQNGNTRTLVFQIPALIAYLSRCMSLQPGDVISTGTPPGVGLGIKPNPVFLRAGQEMRLGIAGLGEQRQRTVQAD; encoded by the coding sequence ATGAAACTGCTGCGCTATGGCGACAAAGGTCAGGAAAAACCCGGGCTGCTCGATGCCCAGGGTCAGATTCGCGATCTCTCCGAGCATATTCCCGACATCGCCGGCAACGCCCTGGAAAGCTACAGCCTCAAGGCCCTGGCCAAGATCGACCCGGACAGCCTGCCGCTGGTGGCGGGCTCGCCGCGCATCGGCCCCTGCGTCGGCCAGGTCGGCAAGTTCATCTGCATCGGCCTGAACTACGCCGACCACGCCGCCGAGTCGAACATGGCGGTGCCCAGCGAGCCGGTGATCTTCAACAAGTGGACCAGCGCCATCTGCGGGCCCAACGATGACGTGCAGATCCCCCGTGGTTCGAGCAAGACCGACTGGGAAGTGGAGCTGGGCGTGGTGATCGGCAAGGCCGGGCGCTATATCGACGAGAGCAACGCCATGGAGCATGTCGCCGGTTACTGCGTGATCAACGACGTCTCCGAGCGCGAGTGGCAGCTGGAGCGCGGCGGCACCTGGGACAAGGGCAAGGGCTTCGACACCTTCGGCCCCATCGGCCCCTGGCTGGTGACCCGCGACGAGATCAGCGACCCGCATCAACTCGACCTGTGGCTGGAGGTGGACGGCCATCGCTACCAGAACGGCAACACCCGCACCCTGGTGTTCCAGATTCCGGCGCTGATCGCCTACCTCAGCCGCTGCATGTCGCTGCAGCCCGGCGACGTCATTTCCACCGGCACACCCCCGGGTGTGGGCCTGGGCATCAAGCCCAACCCGGTATTCCTGCGCGCCGGCCAGGAGATGCGCCTGGGGATCGCCGGGCTCGGTGAGCAGCGTCAGCGCACGGTGCAGGCGGACTGA
- a CDS encoding MFS transporter produces MKTIKSYQTLTIVFLFLIGVVNYLDRSALSIANTSIQKELAITPGEMGVLLSAFSVAYAFSQLPLGALIDRLGSKLALGGSLILWSLAQGAFGLFSGYSHMIGLRILLGIGEAPVFPSAAKALSEWFDTQERGTATGWVWSSTCIGPCLAPPLLTLFMVHLGWRGMFILTGVIGLVLAACWLKFYRSKAQYMAATGRVEPLAQQPVKAPRLRWAAMFKERNTWGAFLGFMGVIYMIWLNLTWLPGYFEREHGLDLYRTAWVVSLAYLCGAAGTIVAGKACDRLVARGMKSLASRKLMVILGLIGGALFTLIVAYTTNVVACVILLCLTMFFISISSATAWMIVNTIVPSERVASFGSIQNFGGYLAGSIAPILTGFSVQQSGSFSSAFVISAVVAACSALAYFTLLKEPVQKVPVAEAGVRVAG; encoded by the coding sequence ATGAAAACAATAAAAAGCTACCAGACGCTGACCATCGTCTTTCTGTTCCTGATCGGTGTGGTCAATTACCTGGACCGCAGTGCGCTGTCCATTGCCAATACCTCGATCCAGAAGGAATTGGCGATCACCCCGGGGGAGATGGGCGTCCTGCTGTCGGCCTTCTCCGTTGCCTACGCCTTTTCCCAACTGCCGTTGGGCGCGTTGATCGACAGGCTCGGCAGCAAGCTGGCCCTGGGCGGCTCGTTGATCCTCTGGTCGCTGGCCCAGGGCGCGTTCGGCTTGTTCAGCGGCTATAGCCATATGATCGGCCTGCGCATTCTGCTGGGGATCGGCGAGGCGCCGGTGTTTCCTTCGGCGGCCAAGGCTCTCTCGGAATGGTTCGACACCCAGGAGCGCGGCACCGCCACCGGGTGGGTGTGGTCGTCCACCTGCATCGGGCCGTGCCTGGCGCCGCCGTTGTTGACCCTGTTCATGGTGCACCTGGGCTGGCGCGGCATGTTCATCCTGACCGGCGTCATCGGCCTGGTGCTGGCGGCATGCTGGCTGAAGTTCTACCGCAGCAAGGCGCAGTACATGGCGGCTACGGGCCGGGTCGAGCCGCTGGCGCAGCAGCCGGTGAAGGCGCCGCGCCTGCGCTGGGCGGCGATGTTCAAGGAGCGCAACACCTGGGGCGCGTTTCTCGGTTTCATGGGCGTGATCTACATGATCTGGCTCAACCTCACCTGGCTGCCCGGTTACTTCGAGCGCGAACACGGCCTGGACCTGTACCGCACCGCCTGGGTGGTGTCGCTGGCCTACCTGTGCGGCGCGGCTGGCACCATCGTCGCCGGCAAGGCCTGCGACCGCCTGGTGGCGCGCGGCATGAAGTCGCTGGCCAGCCGCAAGCTGATGGTGATTCTCGGCCTGATTGGCGGCGCGCTGTTCACCCTGATCGTCGCCTACACCACCAATGTGGTGGCGTGCGTGATCCTGCTGTGCCTGACAATGTTCTTCATCAGCATTTCCAGTGCCACGGCCTGGATGATCGTCAACACTATCGTGCCTTCCGAACGGGTGGCCTCGTTCGGCTCGATCCAGAATTTCGGCGGCTATCTGGCCGGCTCCATTGCGCCGATCCTGACCGGCTTCAGCGTGCAGCAGAGCGGATCGTTTTCTTCGGCATTCGTGATCAGCGCGGTGGTCGCGGCCTGCTCGGCCCTGGCCTATTTCACCTTGCTCAAGGAGCCGGTGCAAAAGGTCCCGGTCGCCGAGGCCGGGGTTCGGGTCGCCGGGTGA
- a CDS encoding NAD(P)-dependent oxidoreductase: MSGNTVAFIGTGIMGKPMVRNLLKAGYAVQAWNRSPAKAGELAADGAKICTSARQAAEGAQVLVCMLSDGPTCDAVLFGAEGAAAALPAGALLIVMSSIPVDTAAAQARRCAELGLGYLDAPVSGGERGAREASLAIMVGGEPAAFAQGRAVLAAMGRPVHVGPAGTGELAKLVNQLIVASTIATVAEGLLLAERGGADPAKVHEALLGGFVDSPIWRQHGQRMLGGDFTPGGMAKWQLKDTHTALAHADSLGLQLPVGRLVDSLFAAMVEAGDGELDHAGLIRQLRRHNALPQ; the protein is encoded by the coding sequence ATGAGTGGCAACACAGTAGCGTTCATCGGCACCGGCATCATGGGCAAACCCATGGTGCGCAACCTGCTCAAGGCCGGCTACGCGGTGCAGGCGTGGAACCGTTCGCCAGCCAAGGCCGGCGAGCTGGCCGCCGATGGCGCAAAAATCTGCACCAGCGCACGACAGGCCGCCGAGGGCGCCCAGGTGCTGGTGTGCATGCTCAGCGATGGGCCGACCTGCGACGCAGTGCTGTTCGGCGCCGAGGGCGCCGCAGCAGCGTTGCCGGCCGGGGCGCTGTTGATCGTCATGAGCTCGATTCCGGTCGACACCGCCGCCGCCCAGGCGCGCCGCTGCGCCGAGCTGGGGCTGGGCTATCTGGATGCACCGGTATCCGGCGGCGAGCGTGGCGCCCGCGAGGCCAGCCTGGCGATCATGGTGGGCGGCGAGCCTGCTGCCTTCGCCCAGGGCCGCGCGGTGCTCGCCGCCATGGGCCGGCCGGTGCACGTCGGCCCGGCCGGGACCGGCGAGCTGGCCAAGCTGGTCAACCAGTTGATCGTCGCCAGCACCATCGCCACGGTCGCCGAGGGCCTGCTGTTGGCCGAGCGCGGCGGCGCCGACCCGGCCAAAGTGCACGAGGCACTGCTCGGCGGCTTCGTCGACTCGCCGATCTGGCGCCAGCACGGCCAGCGCATGCTCGGCGGCGACTTCACCCCGGGCGGCATGGCCAAGTGGCAACTCAAGGACACCCATACCGCCCTCGCCCATGCCGACTCGCTGGGCCTGCAGCTGCCGGTCGGCCGCCTGGTGGACAGCCTTTTCGCCGCCATGGTCGAGGCCGGCGACGGCGAGCTCGACCATGCCGGGCTGATCCGCCAGCTGCGCCGTCACAACGCACTCCCACAATAA
- a CDS encoding LysR family transcriptional regulator has protein sequence MAEVGFNQLCNWLRFRHLVLIDTLARTQNMHTTALEMNISQPAVSKMLREAEKQLGFALFHRLPRSMSPTDLGSHVARYAQIALNDARHFIGQVNHLQQGGHGLLKVGTIFAPTSVALPAAIVGVKQRWPLLTLEILEGTSANLLSMLEHKELDLVIARFTLDRHRQLFDFQALAPEPLCLVTGSQHPLAGARHLPLAELGSWPWIVYPTGTPMRARLERAFAEAGMQTPDNTVETISLQTTLQLLQTSPMVAMLAESMVEPDIQAGRLTRLALPFPLVLADYGIITRRNETPGWSAQALIEELRSGADALRSARQSPR, from the coding sequence ATGGCGGAAGTGGGTTTCAACCAACTGTGCAACTGGCTGCGCTTTCGCCATCTGGTGCTGATCGACACCCTGGCGCGTACGCAGAACATGCACACCACTGCGCTGGAAATGAACATCAGCCAGCCGGCGGTGAGCAAGATGCTGCGCGAGGCCGAGAAGCAGCTGGGGTTTGCCTTGTTCCACCGGCTGCCGCGCAGTATGTCGCCGACCGACCTGGGCAGCCACGTGGCGCGCTACGCGCAGATCGCCCTGAACGACGCCCGGCACTTCATCGGCCAGGTCAACCACTTGCAGCAGGGCGGCCATGGCCTGCTCAAGGTCGGCACTATCTTCGCGCCCACCTCGGTGGCCTTGCCGGCGGCCATCGTCGGCGTCAAGCAGCGCTGGCCGCTGCTGACCCTGGAGATTCTCGAAGGCACCAGTGCCAATTTGCTGAGTATGCTCGAGCACAAGGAGCTGGACCTGGTGATCGCGCGGTTCACGCTCGACCGCCACCGCCAGCTTTTCGACTTCCAGGCCCTGGCGCCGGAGCCGCTGTGCCTGGTCACGGGCAGCCAGCACCCCCTGGCCGGCGCGCGGCATCTGCCGCTGGCGGAGCTTGGCAGCTGGCCCTGGATTGTCTACCCCACCGGCACACCCATGCGCGCGCGGCTGGAGCGCGCCTTCGCCGAGGCCGGCATGCAGACCCCGGACAACACCGTGGAGACCATCTCGCTGCAGACCACGCTGCAACTGCTGCAGACCTCGCCCATGGTGGCGATGCTCGCCGAGTCCATGGTCGAGCCGGACATCCAGGCCGGGCGCCTGACCCGCCTGGCGCTGCCCTTTCCCCTGGTGCTGGCGGACTACGGCATCATCACCCGGCGCAACGAAACTCCGGGCTGGTCGGCCCAGGCGCTGATCGAGGAGCTGCGCAGCGGCGCGGACGCTCTGCGCAGTGCGAGGCAGAGCCCTCGATAA
- a CDS encoding PAS domain-containing protein: MPEQFANSTLSFLAGGGETGELIRQHDWARTPLGSPAAWPVALQTLVIVMLAARQPMFVAWGPARALLYNDAYAAILGERHPQALGADFIEVWEEVRAELQPLVDRAYSGIAVHMDDSSFQLRRDGRLQEAHFAFSYNPVPDASGQIQGFFCPCQETTEQVAAERRVIAESARQRRLFERAPGFLAILQGPEHVFEFANVAYSLLFGNRDFLGKSIRQAFPELVGQDHLEWLDQVYRSGERRVSHHVPTRLAAADGSPARELHLDFIYEPMINELGEVTGIFVQGHDVSEAHQAQQDLRIATDNLRALNESLEARVAQCTVERDRVWRNSRDMLCIIDRNGVLKAVNPAWTDVLGYTPEELEGHPFYGFVWPDDIHATRRHFLEMAGISLEAFENRYRHKDGSPRWMSWHTVREGELIYAYGRHVTTEKAQAAALRHAEEHLRQSQKMETVGQLTGGIAHDFNNLLLGITGSLELIQVRIGKGKTAGLERLIEGAMHSARRAAALTHRLLAFSRRQPLVPKPTDVAALLLGMEDLLQRTLGPLYRLELVGSVDLWPTLCDPHQLESAILNVVVNARDAMTQGGTIQIVLQNQRIELAELQAGNDTSAGEYVSVRINDSGTGMPADVRQRAIEPFFTTKPLGQGTGLGLSMVYGFAKQSEGHLEIQSTPGQGTSVAILLPRFGGELQTQPLPPPDRVPVQHGEAVVLLVEDEPAIRQLITGALEELGCTVFAAADGLTGLQLVESQDHFDLLITDLGLPGLNGRQLAERAVQVRPALPVMIITGYAEDAALAKGFLTAGMEMMTKPFAITTFTRNVCRLLRRTGES, encoded by the coding sequence ATGCCCGAACAGTTTGCCAACTCGACCCTCAGCTTTCTCGCCGGTGGCGGCGAAACGGGCGAGCTCATCCGCCAGCACGACTGGGCGCGCACGCCGCTTGGCTCGCCAGCGGCCTGGCCGGTCGCCCTGCAGACCCTGGTGATCGTGATGCTTGCGGCGCGCCAGCCGATGTTCGTCGCCTGGGGCCCGGCCCGCGCCCTGCTCTATAACGATGCCTATGCCGCCATTCTTGGCGAGCGCCACCCGCAGGCCCTGGGCGCCGATTTCATCGAGGTCTGGGAAGAAGTGCGCGCCGAGCTGCAGCCCTTGGTCGACCGTGCGTATTCGGGCATCGCCGTGCACATGGACGACTCAAGCTTTCAGCTGCGCCGCGACGGCCGCCTGCAGGAAGCGCACTTTGCCTTCTCCTACAATCCGGTGCCGGACGCCAGCGGCCAGATCCAGGGTTTTTTCTGCCCTTGCCAGGAAACCACCGAACAGGTGGCTGCCGAGCGCCGGGTGATTGCCGAGAGCGCCCGCCAGCGCCGCCTGTTCGAACGCGCGCCGGGCTTTCTGGCGATACTGCAGGGCCCCGAGCACGTCTTCGAATTCGCCAACGTGGCCTATTCGCTGCTGTTCGGCAACCGCGACTTTCTCGGCAAGAGCATCCGCCAGGCCTTTCCCGAACTGGTTGGCCAGGACCACCTGGAGTGGCTTGACCAGGTCTACCGCAGCGGCGAACGGCGCGTCTCGCATCATGTGCCGACGCGCCTGGCGGCCGCCGACGGCAGCCCCGCCCGCGAACTGCATCTGGACTTCATCTACGAGCCGATGATCAACGAGCTGGGCGAGGTGACCGGTATTTTCGTCCAGGGCCACGACGTCAGCGAGGCCCACCAGGCGCAACAGGACCTGCGCATCGCCACCGACAACCTGCGGGCACTCAACGAAAGCCTTGAAGCGCGGGTCGCCCAGTGCACCGTGGAACGCGACCGGGTGTGGCGCAACTCCCGCGACATGCTGTGCATCATCGACCGCAACGGCGTGCTCAAGGCGGTCAACCCGGCCTGGACCGACGTGCTCGGCTACACGCCAGAGGAGCTCGAGGGCCATCCGTTCTACGGCTTCGTCTGGCCGGACGACATTCACGCCACCCGCCGGCACTTCCTCGAAATGGCCGGTATTTCCCTGGAGGCGTTCGAGAATCGCTACCGGCACAAGGACGGCAGCCCGCGCTGGATGTCCTGGCACACGGTGCGCGAGGGTGAGCTGATCTACGCGTACGGCCGCCACGTCACCACCGAAAAGGCCCAGGCCGCCGCCTTGCGCCACGCCGAAGAACACCTGCGCCAGTCGCAGAAGATGGAAACCGTCGGCCAGCTCACCGGCGGTATCGCCCACGACTTCAACAACCTGCTGTTGGGCATCACCGGCTCGCTGGAACTGATCCAGGTGCGTATCGGCAAGGGCAAGACCGCAGGCCTGGAACGCCTGATCGAAGGCGCCATGCACTCCGCGCGCCGCGCCGCCGCCCTCACCCACCGCCTGCTGGCCTTCTCCCGGCGCCAGCCGCTGGTGCCCAAGCCCACCGATGTCGCCGCCTTGCTGCTGGGCATGGAGGACCTGCTGCAGCGCACCCTGGGCCCTTTGTACCGCCTGGAGCTGGTGGGCAGCGTCGACCTGTGGCCGACCCTGTGCGACCCCCACCAACTGGAGAGCGCCATCCTCAATGTGGTGGTCAACGCGCGCGATGCCATGACCCAGGGTGGCACTATCCAGATCGTGCTGCAGAACCAGCGTATCGAACTGGCCGAACTGCAGGCCGGCAATGACACCAGCGCCGGCGAATACGTCAGTGTGCGCATCAATGACAGCGGCACCGGCATGCCTGCCGACGTGCGCCAGCGCGCCATCGAACCATTCTTCACGACCAAGCCGCTCGGCCAGGGCACAGGCCTGGGGCTGTCCATGGTCTATGGCTTTGCCAAGCAGAGCGAAGGCCACCTGGAGATCCAGTCCACCCCGGGCCAAGGCACCTCGGTGGCGATCCTGCTGCCGCGCTTTGGCGGCGAACTGCAGACCCAGCCACTGCCACCGCCCGACCGGGTGCCGGTGCAGCATGGCGAAGCGGTGGTACTGCTGGTGGAGGATGAGCCGGCGATCCGCCAGCTGATCACCGGCGCGCTGGAGGAACTGGGCTGCACGGTGTTCGCCGCTGCCGACGGCCTGACCGGGTTGCAGCTGGTGGAGTCGCAGGACCATTTCGACCTGCTGATCACCGACCTCGGCCTGCCCGGCCTCAATGGCCGGCAACTGGCCGAGCGCGCGGTGCAGGTACGCCCGGCGCTGCCGGTGATGATCATCACCGGCTACGCTGAAGACGCCGCGCTGGCCAAGGGTTTCCTGACGGCGGGAATGGAGATGATGACCAAGCCGTTCGCCATTACCACCTTTACCCGCAACGTGTGCCGCCTGTTGCGCCGCACCGGCGAAAGTTGA